Within Rhipicephalus microplus isolate Deutch F79 chromosome 9, USDA_Rmic, whole genome shotgun sequence, the genomic segment GGTTACGCACAGGAGCAAAACTGAATAGACATACTACTTTGCAGAATAGCAACTGTTCACCACAAACGACTGCTCATTCATGCTGCTTATTGTGCACCTTATCCGGCTGTAGTTATGTTTCATCTAACAGTGAAATGAACCCTTGATACACTCTCTCTTTCGTTCATCTAACTTAATTGTAATTTATTAGTGTGTTTATTAGAAATGTTCAAACAACTAGTGGTTATAGTGGCCCTACTTGGTCACACTTGaaacttattttgtttttttatgtatgatgtggttattttttctatttttagagATGAATAGGCTACAAGTACTCTCTCAGAATGATATAAATGAATCCACTACTATTATGTCAGTTGGCTCTGCATCATACATTGGCTTCCGTGTGGCTTCCATGTCataacaaccagtcatcacacaGTGCCAATTGCACGAGCTAATGGTTTAATGCTTCCGACTCGCTGCAAACTGCTCAGTCATAActtttcgtcgtcgtcagccacatgCATCTTCAGCAAAGTGGACATTACAccttacagatgtgtagcgggAACGTCCCTTGTCCACAGAAAGACAAATAATGGTGTAGTGGGTGCtgtcctactacacaaaaattaggATTTATGGCATAGTCGATAACTTGCGGAAAGCCAagacttcaaacacagttggccttagtCTAATGCTGTGCTCAGAATTTGCACTCTCAAATTTTGAGTACAGCATTGCTCAGAATTTATATTCATCggtgattttttgtgtgtgtgtgtgatatcaAGCATTTCTAAAGCGTTTCAGATAGTCGAGTTGCCCTTACAGACACACGTTTCAGTCACTGGTTAGATTGGAAACTTGGAATGTTCCGGTTAATTCTGTTGGAGATTCTGCAATTGCTGCTCGTCCTTGCATAATGTTTTAATAGCAGCAATGAACCTTTCACTTTTAATGTGTGCAGTATTTacattagacaaaaaaaaaattggcagcatatccacaaagtgaatgatggagagtggggcgaagcatttgtcagtccattcgttcttgcttccgtacgtctatgtgaccatccatgcgtccatccacccgtccgtgcgtgcgtctgttcgtgcgtccgtccctgcgttcgttcatgtatCCATCCATGgatctgtctgtgtatccgtccatctattcaacactccaagtactaccatctcgcatcttttcatcatatatataccccatacagaagcaccaccatccagcggacattccaaggactaaacgagaggtggcacacgcacactttcttacggcttgcgcttcgggtctactttctacctttaaccacctcgatttcatggtatatactagttcactgcattcatggcactgtggcctaacactcgctaaacctttctaaaaccaaggaggttacgcccagcgagtataacctagcaaccctttcttgtcagatagtgctcaatgtacatgccaatggctgcgaatgggaaatgagagacgggagaattcggcttttactttcttacggcttgtgcttcgtatctacttcccacctttaaccacctcgagttcatggtatatattagttcattgtattcatggcagtgcggaTCAACGCTCgcttaaacctttctaaaactaaagaggttacacccagtgagtataacgtagcaatcctttcttgtcagatagtgctcaatgtacatgctaatggctgctaatggggatcgcagcatgcacgttaactaaaagccgaatgctcctgtctctcatttcccattagcagccattggcaagtacattgagcactattttctattgttcaacaacgcacagaagagatctctcaccggcaccaccttggaggtcaaaatgttatacttgttacacactacaatggcaacgagggatgaacgggtgccactataagaagCTTCGACACTAAAAAGTACTAACGGTTTATGTGAAAACCAGCCAACACGTCTTTCTTTCACCGGTGAAAGGCTGGCATGCCACAATCCTGCTGCCAAAGCTTACATTTTTTGTTAGATGGCAGCAGACTATAGCttcgcatcatttttttttcaattttaccCTGTTTTTGTTGATAATGTGGCAATTTTGCTTGTGCAGACTTGGTTGCTGTGCATTGCAGCTCTGGCGGAAAGCTTCCTCAGGTCCCCCGGGGCCCTCGCAAGGGGACAAACCTGAAGCGTTGTCTCGTGTGTGGCTACACCACACCTTTTAACCAGCGCATGGAGTATCACCAAAGAATACACACAGGCGAGCGCCCATACAAGTGCCAATACTGCCACAAGGACTTCAGGCAGGTGGCCCACCTGAATGGGCATATCCGCATCCACACCGGCGAGAGACCTTTCCAGTGCCACCTCTGTCCCATGACTTTTGCGCAGAAAGGCAAACTTAAGAGGCACCTGAAGAAACATTAGACGTAGGACACTTTTTACCAATGGGAAGCAAGTTGTAACACACTTGGCTGAGAAAGAGCATAATACGACACGCAAAATGTGTGCTGCGTATTCTATACCATTGAGTACAAAACTAGAAGCACTCAGTTTAAGGCTAGTTGGTTCTATAGTCGCACGTGCCACCTAGCTGTTAGAACAACCGGTGGATAGGGTATGCTTGACATTGAAGGAAGTGCAAAGGGAACACAAAAATTATTGAAGTTTAGAATGAATGTTGATAGTTGCACTTATGTATGCACTTGACTGTGCATTTACCATCTGTGAAGGAATATATATTGCATGTTTGGATGCATTCTAAACTTGTATTGAATAAATCAATTTGTGAAGCACTGCTTTACGCATTCTCCTTTGGGAACAAGCCAATGTTATGTCGTGATTTAATACCcggttaaaggggccctgtaacactctttgagcatggtcagaaaacgctgccgattgatGGTAGAGGATCccgacaacatgcgagccaaatatagcgcagcacgcggcctgaaattcacaataaattatcaaagtcagctaaaaatagctttatcttctctcgacaaatcacgaagGCCAAAAATCACCCGTAGTAAGCCTATTTATCACATTGGCTGATCTGAACATGGCacactcggttgttacagaggtcaccgcgagaggccgtcacttgtccacagGTGCgcacgcaatcacactgaaaaagccgtgtattcgaagcaaaaaaatgaaagaaaaagtgctcaaagtcctGAGGCGCGAGTGACGTTTTTCGTTTGCCcatcccatccctccctgcttagcttccagcgctttcgtcgggacaacaaaagagagaatgcgattacagaatgtgacaaatctttgcaactccgcccGTACTGTACCAATTCTTAAactttttgcagcgttgaatttgtgagcTAATacacttttccagtgaattaatttcatggttactcaaaaaaagtGGTTCAGGGCCCCTTTATGATTGACCATTTTATACATTGTTGCTGTGAATTACTAGCTTTATAGTTTTATTTGAAAGGCAaggccctgttttttttttgagatatCTTGTTTGTAACAATGAATATTTTTTGCCGTTAATTTGAAAGGTTGATGGGTACTCAGTCAATCGATCAATAAATCAACAATCCAGATTTCTTAAAATGTGAATTGATAGATTTCAGCGTGTTATGACATaaaatgccactttttttttctgtgcctcAACAAAGATGTGCCTGTCACATATTTGCCTGGATGCTATCAAAACAGCTGTTTTGTGGAAAGTATAAAGCAGGTTGACGCACTGAAAATAATGCAAAATCAGCTCTGCGACAATGTGCTCCAATTCACTATGGTTCAGTGCCAGTTTGGATGAATTGTCAGACAGTTTTGCAAGATTGTGAACTAGGTGACGAATTGCTTTGGCACAATAAACTTTATCTTCAACAAGTTCACTTGTGCAATGCTATTGACTTAAATATGATAAGCCTAAACACTCGTATAGCATTGGCCATGAGAATGCATGCATGTGTTTCTCATAACTTGTAGCTTGCAATGCAATGTGCCACATGTTTGTACAACTGCAATTTTAGTCAATAGGTGGATAATAATAGTAATAGTTGGTGTTTAACAAtcaaaactaccatattattatgagagatgccatagtggagggctccataaatttcaaccacctgggtttctttaacgtgcacctaaatctaagcacacgggcttacagcatttttgcctccatcgcaaaaatgcggccactgcggccgggattctatcccgctaCCTGCTGGTCTGTAGCCGagggccttagccactagaccaccgtggcgggtagtcAATAGGCAgacccggctgcggcagctgcatttccgatggaggcggaaatgttgtaggcccgtgtactcagatttgggtgcacgttaaagaaccccaggtggtcaaaatttccggagccctccactacgacgtctctcataatcaaatggtggttttgggacgttaaaccccacaaatcaatcaatcaatcaataggcaGAATAAATGCAAATCGCTAGACTAGAAATGGAGGTCAACATTCTTACACATACACCACTGAAGCTTAGCAAACAAGGTATGCTGGGCAGGCTCATAAACTCGGCCATCTTATGAGCACTGCTTTGCACGTGTATGAGCTTGTGTGACCTTTCACTGCGTCCATCCCTGAGCTCTTCTTTCCACATTTAAATCGTGGAGTTTTTTTGTTGGGACAAATAGGACGATCAGAGAATGACAACTGGTTACTATCAGTTCAAATGACTTAAAATGAAAAGTTTTGCAATGTTTGTGCGGAAACAAATGTCTCTACATTATTTGGCACATGCCGACCACATGCAAATTGCCAGTTTTttacttatgtgattcttaaagagaaaagaagagaaaagtgagccccgtaactgtctgcatcaaagtgcgacacctcaacagtagctcacgagggatgggggtaaggagggattaaaaggataggagtaaaggcatagagagagagagatgcgctaggacagtggacgacgacataagagagataggaaagatggaaacacggtcataGGAGCcggaggacggggcaccacttgtcggtgacaggagatggcgtagggctaatccagtcggccagagctgcgctgacgtcgaaGATCgggagggcacaactggtcggcacggaattaGCAGTATTATAACATAAGTATATCTAGTGTAGTGTTCAGTGCTTGTTGAAtgtataatatttaaaatttCTTGGATTTTACGTGCCGCAACCATGATGTGATTACGACGTGCACTGTAATGCAGAGCTCTGGAAGATTCGACCACCTGCCCCTTTTAATGTGCACCTTTTGTTGAGTCAGAAATTGTAGTGTGGTACATCATTTTAAATGGGTTGTCAGTCTCAACAAACAGTCTCAACAAACATGTTAAGACTGGCAAAACGATGGGTTTCATTATCTATCTCGAAACGGCACATTGATAGGGTGCCCAAAGGTGAGGTATGCTAACCCAACAACTGGTACCTATTTTGTGCTTGCAGCCTTCTCCGTATGTTAAGCAGCTCTGCCCATTGCACAAATACAGTAATGCACCAGAATCACTAAGAAAGGGTCTCTATTTGAATAATTTTTCTTTATGTGGACTACAACAGCTACTGCTGTTGCTTGTTCCGAACCAACACCGCTTTTCTTGGCTCAGGCATGTTCGGAGGACATCAGTTCGGATCGGTTCAGTGTAAAGAGCATGTGGCGCCCTGCCTAGCCTAGTTTCATTACCTCGCCAAGTTCGGCAAGCAACCTTGGTCGTGCTTGGATAATAAACACTCACGAGCGCTGCTCGGCAGTCAGTAACTGTTACTCTGCCATGCGTGTG encodes:
- the LOC119165037 gene encoding uncharacterized protein LOC119165037, whose amino-acid sequence is MLRCSVCGYAAAFKSSMQRHQRTHTGERPYKCNYCGKTFTRKENRDLHIRIHTGERRFKCHFCPKDFVQKYSFIRHMNIHKGWRLSHESFACADLVAVHCSSGGKLPQVPRGPRKGTNLKRCLVCGYTTPFNQRMEYHQRIHTGERPYKCQYCHKDFRQVAHLNGHIRIHTGERPFQCHLCPMTFAQKGKLKRHLKKH